The following coding sequences are from one Verrucosispora sp. WMMD573 window:
- a CDS encoding aminopeptidase P family protein — translation MTEERTDGKPTDGTESHDPDFPPAFLSFMRRGWQDTTLPVGPRPEVPNYAKRRAALSAAFPGETLVIPTGGEKVRANDTEYRFRPGSDFAYLTGDHDPDSVLVLRPTGSGHDATLYMRPRSSRENDEFFRSRHGELWVGRRHTLTEKSTELGMPTADLTELESALAGLAPARTRVLRGFDARVDTAVRPWDGPREEGQPARDRELAIALAELKLVKDEWEIAQLQEAIDATVRGFEDVARALPADRGVSERLLEGVFALRARHDGNDVGYGSIVGAGEHATILHWVHNHGVTRPGELLLMDMGVEGRHLYTADVTRVLPVDGRFTPLQRQIYDIVYASQQAGIEFIKPGVAFKDVHRTCMRVLAEGLAELGLLPVSVDEAMDDNSTVYRRWTLHGFGHMLGIDVHDCTNARKEMYRDGTLGEGYVLTVEPGLYFQPEDELVPEELRGIGIRIEDDVLVTTAGAVNLSAGLPRRSDEVETWLAEQREAGPRLPG, via the coding sequence ATGACCGAGGAACGCACCGACGGCAAACCGACCGACGGCACCGAGTCGCACGACCCGGATTTCCCGCCCGCGTTCCTGTCGTTCATGCGGCGGGGCTGGCAGGACACCACCCTGCCGGTCGGCCCGCGGCCGGAGGTGCCGAACTACGCCAAGCGTCGGGCCGCCCTCTCGGCGGCCTTCCCGGGCGAGACGTTGGTGATTCCCACCGGCGGCGAGAAGGTACGCGCCAACGACACCGAGTACCGGTTCCGGCCGGGCAGTGACTTCGCGTACCTGACCGGGGACCACGACCCGGACAGCGTGCTGGTGCTGCGGCCGACCGGCTCCGGCCACGACGCCACGCTGTACATGCGGCCCCGCTCCTCCCGGGAGAACGACGAGTTCTTCCGCAGCCGGCACGGCGAGCTGTGGGTGGGCCGGCGACACACCCTGACCGAGAAGTCGACCGAGTTGGGCATGCCCACCGCCGACCTGACCGAGTTGGAGTCGGCGCTGGCCGGGCTGGCGCCCGCGCGTACCCGGGTGCTGCGCGGCTTCGACGCGCGGGTGGACACCGCGGTGCGGCCCTGGGACGGCCCGCGCGAGGAGGGACAGCCGGCCCGCGACCGTGAGCTGGCGATCGCCCTCGCGGAGCTGAAGCTGGTCAAGGACGAGTGGGAGATCGCCCAGCTCCAGGAGGCCATCGACGCCACGGTACGCGGCTTCGAGGATGTGGCCCGGGCGCTGCCGGCCGACCGGGGCGTCTCCGAGCGGCTGTTGGAGGGGGTCTTCGCGCTACGGGCCCGGCACGACGGCAACGACGTCGGCTACGGCTCGATCGTCGGCGCCGGTGAGCACGCCACGATCCTGCACTGGGTGCACAACCACGGCGTCACCCGACCGGGTGAGCTGCTGCTGATGGACATGGGTGTGGAGGGACGGCACCTCTACACCGCCGACGTGACGCGGGTGCTGCCGGTCGACGGGCGGTTCACCCCCTTGCAGCGCCAGATCTACGACATCGTGTACGCCTCGCAGCAGGCCGGCATCGAGTTCATCAAGCCGGGGGTGGCGTTCAAGGACGTGCACCGCACCTGCATGCGGGTGCTCGCCGAAGGGCTGGCCGAGCTGGGGCTACTGCCGGTGAGCGTGGACGAGGCGATGGACGACAACTCCACCGTCTACCGTCGGTGGACCCTGCACGGTTTCGGGCACATGCTCGGCATCGACGTGCACGACTGCACCAACGCCCGCAAGGAGATGTACCGCGACGGCACCCTGGGCGAGGGGTACGTGCTCACCGTCGAGCCGGGGCTGTACTTCCAGCCGGAGGACGAGCTGGTGCCGGAGGAGTTGCGTGGCATCGGCATCCGGATCGAGGACGACGTCCTGGTCACCACCGCCGGCGCGGTGAACCTCTCGGCGGGCCTGCCGCGCCGCTCCGACGAGGTGGAGACCTGGTTGGCCGAGCAGCGCGAAGCCGGGCCGCGACTGCCCGGCTGA
- a CDS encoding right-handed parallel beta-helix repeat-containing protein, producing MSDDVTTSYGGPPPAPPPPAPPGLRRRKLWLTAGVAGLTGVVGLAALGGVAARDDRSGASGRTDANARQNVSDAGKADTTENGDAKDDSAGDHAGRKGTGRRDDGGGDKDRVHQVPCDTDKLIQAIVHANQNRGGVLGLARYCTYELTRSDDGNGLPVITKPITLKGDDSKIVRAANVERFRILNVGRGGHLTLKGVTVKGGQTASGMTTAAPVTGLELGTVKPAGTAPAAKAKAATAKAKAAEAKAAEAKAAAAKPTTDGATADGAKATPAAKPSPTAGAGGADVAPPSIAADGVDGGGILVQRGGTADLEHSRIVQNQATRNGGGIANFGTTTIRHSTVEQNSAGGFGGGVFSTGTLRVEESKIVYNNSGTGGGGIANGSTPNGFAGTGGTVWIWKTTVSHNRTGVLGGGVFVNGGDTTAVQSQLADNTSSLDGGGLVALGDSRLSLEHTLVVRNFASDDAGGLGIAEDSTAVIAHSVVKENVAANGAAGGLFNDGASVTLRDSELWANHASGTAGFAGGLANQDGVTTLIRTKVADNVATNAPGGIYTDNDQVEIDRKSAVTGNRPTNCIGSPVIPERCFG from the coding sequence ATGTCTGATGACGTGACCACTTCCTACGGTGGGCCGCCCCCGGCACCACCACCCCCGGCGCCGCCGGGGCTTCGACGACGAAAACTATGGCTCACCGCGGGCGTCGCCGGTCTGACCGGCGTGGTCGGTCTGGCCGCCCTGGGTGGGGTGGCCGCCCGCGACGACCGATCCGGCGCGTCGGGCCGGACGGACGCGAACGCCCGGCAGAACGTCAGCGACGCCGGTAAGGCCGACACGACCGAGAACGGCGACGCCAAGGACGATTCGGCCGGCGACCATGCCGGCCGCAAGGGCACCGGGCGCAGGGACGATGGCGGTGGCGACAAGGACCGCGTCCACCAGGTGCCCTGCGACACCGACAAGCTGATCCAGGCCATCGTGCACGCCAACCAGAACCGGGGCGGCGTACTCGGCCTGGCCCGGTACTGCACGTACGAGCTGACCCGCAGCGATGACGGCAACGGGCTTCCGGTGATCACCAAACCGATCACCTTGAAGGGCGACGACAGCAAGATCGTTCGGGCCGCGAACGTGGAGCGGTTCCGGATCCTCAACGTCGGCCGAGGTGGTCATCTGACGCTGAAGGGCGTGACGGTCAAGGGCGGCCAGACCGCTTCGGGCATGACGACCGCGGCACCGGTCACGGGACTGGAACTCGGCACCGTGAAGCCCGCCGGGACCGCACCGGCGGCCAAGGCCAAGGCGGCCACGGCGAAGGCGAAGGCGGCCGAAGCGAAGGCGGCCGAAGCGAAGGCGGCCGCGGCGAAGCCCACGACCGACGGGGCCACGGCAGACGGGGCCAAGGCGACACCGGCGGCGAAGCCGTCACCGACGGCCGGGGCCGGCGGAGCCGACGTCGCTCCGCCGAGCATCGCCGCCGACGGCGTCGACGGAGGCGGAATCCTCGTCCAGCGGGGCGGCACCGCAGACCTGGAGCACAGCCGGATCGTGCAGAACCAGGCGACGCGCAACGGTGGTGGCATCGCCAACTTCGGCACCACCACGATCCGCCACAGCACGGTGGAACAGAACAGTGCCGGCGGTTTCGGGGGCGGCGTGTTCAGCACGGGCACCCTGCGGGTCGAGGAGTCGAAGATCGTTTACAACAACTCGGGCACCGGAGGCGGCGGTATCGCCAACGGGTCCACCCCCAACGGGTTCGCCGGCACGGGCGGCACGGTCTGGATCTGGAAGACCACGGTCAGCCACAACCGGACCGGGGTGCTCGGCGGCGGCGTCTTCGTCAACGGTGGCGACACCACCGCCGTCCAGAGCCAACTCGCCGACAACACCAGCAGCCTCGATGGTGGCGGCCTGGTCGCCCTCGGCGACAGCCGGCTCAGCCTGGAACACACCCTGGTCGTCCGAAACTTCGCTAGCGACGACGCCGGTGGCCTCGGGATCGCCGAAGACTCCACCGCGGTCATCGCCCACAGCGTGGTCAAGGAGAACGTGGCCGCCAACGGAGCGGCGGGCGGCCTGTTCAACGATGGCGCCTCGGTAACCCTGCGCGACTCCGAGCTGTGGGCCAACCACGCCTCGGGTACGGCCGGTTTCGCGGGCGGCCTCGCCAACCAGGACGGGGTGACCACGCTCATCCGTACCAAGGTCGCGGACAACGTGGCCACCAACGCACCCGGCGGCATCTACACCGACAACGACCAGGTGGAGATCGACCGGAAGTCGGCGGTCACGGGTAATCGACCGACCAACTGCATCGGCAGCCCGGTCATTCCCGAACGCTGCTTCGGCTGA
- the pulA gene encoding pullulanase-type alpha-1,6-glucosidase, protein MKPPPTPRTFLLALVFLLTVTLVGTPVAVTPAAAAGRLAGTGAPSVTGAVTWHTEPSTAALLAAGRSQVEAEQFYFVLPDRFANGDPRNDRGGLVGDRLRTGYDPTDKGFYQGGDLKGLTERLDYIDGLGTTAIWLAPVFKNRPVQGEGDDVSAGYHGYWITDFTQVDPHFGSPADLKKLVQLAHRRGIKVYLDVIVNHTADVIAYEEDTYTYVDKATAPYRDAQGRPFEDRNYADGSRDFPNVDQDSFPYTPTFETRADAKVKVPAWLNDPTMYHNRGDSTFAGENSEYGDFFGLDDLWTERPEVVRGMTKIYADWVRSTGVDGFRLDTVKHVNMDFWPQFSQGVQQAAARAGKQDFFMFGEVYSADPEITSSYVRQGGLPATLDFGFQEAARGYTANDGSAKALADLYARDDLYAARDTDAGRLPTFLGNHDMGRIGSFIADGPTDPATHLRRDQLAHELMFLTRGQPVIYSGDEQGFTGAGGDKDARQPMFASRTADYLDDDLLGTDRTHAQDQFDRTHPLYRTIADLGRLRQAHPALRDGVQVTRYAADGPGVFAASRFDPDDRTEYLVAVNNATTAQTVTVDTWSAGATFTGIHGGTARPVAAGDGKLTLTVPPLSAVVHRAGKPVEMPDTRPGITITSPGGSPATRAEVTAQVTGDPLARVTMAARVAGGKWTLLGSAHRAPYTVHHDLTGLAAGTRIEYKAVVRDGRGRTASARATATVGTPDLPGSSRDWLVVHHQRPDGDYADWGLYAWGDIDPEYATEWPQGQPFAGTDAYGRFAWVKLKPGAKSVGFLVVDADGNKDVANDRTVDVTQTGEVWVKQGDPATYQTREEAAGEPAPPVEEGTAVIHYHRPDGDYDGWGLHLWDGAATPTDWAKPMPPTRVDSFGAEFRVPLAEGATGLSYIIHRGDEKDLPQDQRLDFTEAGREVWLLAATPGRLLPATATGTGRDTDITKQRAHWIDRSTVAWRAGPTDGRAYALVTAPAGGVRVVDGELVGTYTSLPLTARRNGLTEAQRAAFPHLWDHRAFTLDRRDLAKVPAALRGQLLVTERAADGTLLGATGVQIPGVLDDVYARATSARLGPTFTGGVPTLSVWAPTARTVSLELFDSPTATARPVAMRRDDRTGVWSVRGQRSWSGKYYRYRVQAWQPATQQLVTASVTDPYSVALAADSTHGQIVDLTDPKLAPAGWARLRKPAAVPPAKVQISELSVRDFSIADETVPAQRRGTFLAFTDQATAGMRHLKAVSDAGVTHLHLLPAFDFATIPERRADQRQPDCDLAALPPDSERQQECVAAVKETDGYNWGYDPLHYTVPEGGYAVDPEGAGRTTEFRQMVAGVNDAGLRVVMDVVYNHTSAAGTDPKSVLDQIVPGYYHRLLDDGTVATSTCCANTAPEHAMMGKLVVDSLVTWARAYKVDGFRFDLMGHHPKANILAVRAALDKLTVARDGVDGKNILLYGEGWNFGEVADDARFVQATQANMAGTGIGTFNDRLRDAVRGGGPFDENPRRQGFASGLFTDPNGDPVNGSADEQRARLLLQHDLVKVGLTGNLRGYRFVDSAGRQVTGAEVDYNGSPAGYTAAPGEAVTYVDAHDNEILYDALAYKLPQATPATDRARMQVLALSTVVMGQGAGFVTTGTERLRSKSLDRNSYNSGDWFNQIRWDCAQGNGFGSGLPPAEDNRDKWPYARPLLADPSLVPDCAAVELTDARYAELLRIRASSPVFGLPTAKEVQRRVAFPLSGADETPGVLTMTLDARGLGGPWKSVTVVFNATPEAATQRVTGLRGADVTLHPVLRSSADPVLRTAAFDRSSGTFTVPGRSAAVFVQR, encoded by the coding sequence ATGAAACCCCCGCCGACACCCCGCACATTCCTGCTCGCCCTCGTCTTCCTGCTCACCGTGACCCTGGTCGGCACGCCCGTCGCGGTGACCCCCGCCGCGGCGGCCGGCCGGCTCGCCGGCACCGGGGCGCCGAGCGTCACCGGCGCGGTCACCTGGCACACCGAACCCTCCACCGCCGCTCTGCTCGCCGCCGGCCGTAGCCAGGTTGAGGCCGAGCAGTTCTACTTCGTGCTGCCGGATCGGTTCGCCAACGGCGACCCGCGCAACGACCGGGGCGGCCTGGTCGGGGACCGGCTGCGTACCGGGTACGATCCCACGGACAAGGGGTTCTACCAGGGCGGCGACCTCAAGGGACTGACCGAGCGACTCGACTACATCGACGGGCTGGGCACCACCGCCATCTGGCTCGCCCCGGTCTTCAAGAATCGGCCGGTGCAGGGCGAGGGCGACGATGTGTCGGCCGGTTACCACGGCTACTGGATCACCGACTTCACCCAGGTCGATCCCCACTTCGGCAGCCCCGCCGACCTGAAGAAGCTGGTCCAGCTCGCCCACCGGCGCGGCATCAAGGTCTACCTCGACGTCATCGTCAACCACACCGCCGACGTCATCGCCTACGAGGAGGACACCTACACCTACGTCGACAAGGCGACCGCGCCCTACCGCGACGCGCAGGGCCGGCCGTTCGAGGATCGCAACTATGCCGACGGCAGCCGGGACTTTCCGAACGTCGACCAGGACTCCTTCCCGTACACGCCGACCTTCGAGACCCGGGCCGACGCGAAGGTCAAGGTCCCGGCGTGGCTGAACGATCCCACCATGTACCACAACCGGGGCGACTCGACCTTCGCCGGGGAGAACAGCGAGTACGGCGACTTCTTCGGCCTCGACGACCTGTGGACCGAGCGGCCCGAGGTGGTCCGCGGCATGACCAAGATCTATGCCGACTGGGTGCGGTCCACCGGCGTTGACGGCTTCCGGCTGGACACGGTCAAGCATGTCAACATGGACTTCTGGCCGCAGTTCAGCCAGGGGGTGCAGCAGGCGGCGGCGCGAGCCGGCAAGCAGGACTTCTTCATGTTCGGCGAGGTGTACAGCGCGGACCCGGAGATCACCTCCAGCTACGTGCGGCAGGGCGGGCTGCCCGCCACGTTGGACTTCGGCTTCCAGGAGGCGGCGCGCGGCTACACCGCGAACGACGGATCGGCCAAGGCGCTGGCCGACCTTTACGCCCGCGACGACCTCTACGCCGCCCGGGACACCGACGCCGGGCGGCTGCCGACCTTCCTCGGCAACCATGACATGGGCCGGATCGGCTCGTTCATCGCAGACGGACCCACCGACCCGGCCACCCACCTGCGCCGGGACCAGCTCGCCCACGAGCTGATGTTCCTCACCCGCGGCCAGCCGGTGATCTACTCCGGCGACGAGCAGGGCTTCACCGGGGCCGGGGGCGACAAGGACGCCCGGCAGCCGATGTTCGCCTCGCGCACGGCGGACTACCTCGACGACGACCTGCTCGGCACCGACCGTACCCACGCCCAGGACCAGTTCGACCGGACGCACCCGCTCTACCGCACCATCGCCGACCTGGGCCGGTTGCGTCAGGCCCACCCGGCGCTGCGCGACGGAGTGCAGGTGACCCGGTACGCCGCCGACGGGCCCGGCGTTTTCGCCGCCTCCCGGTTCGATCCGGACGACCGCACCGAGTACCTGGTGGCGGTCAACAACGCCACGACCGCTCAGACTGTCACCGTGGACACCTGGTCGGCCGGCGCCACCTTCACCGGCATTCACGGCGGCACGGCCCGACCGGTTGCCGCGGGCGACGGGAAGCTGACCCTGACCGTGCCGCCCCTGTCGGCGGTGGTGCACCGGGCCGGCAAGCCGGTCGAGATGCCCGACACCAGGCCGGGCATCACCATCACCTCGCCCGGCGGGTCGCCGGCAACCCGGGCCGAGGTGACCGCGCAGGTCACCGGCGACCCGCTGGCCCGCGTGACGATGGCGGCCCGGGTGGCCGGCGGGAAATGGACGCTGCTCGGCTCCGCTCACCGCGCGCCCTACACCGTGCACCACGACCTGACCGGTCTGGCCGCCGGCACGAGGATCGAGTACAAGGCGGTGGTCCGCGACGGTCGGGGTCGCACCGCGTCCGCCCGCGCCACCGCCACCGTGGGCACCCCGGACCTGCCCGGTTCCTCACGGGACTGGCTCGTGGTCCACCACCAGCGCCCCGACGGCGACTACGCGGACTGGGGACTGTACGCCTGGGGTGACATCGACCCGGAGTACGCCACCGAGTGGCCGCAGGGGCAGCCGTTCGCCGGCACCGACGCGTACGGACGGTTTGCCTGGGTCAAACTGAAGCCGGGCGCGAAGTCGGTCGGCTTCCTGGTGGTCGACGCCGACGGCAACAAGGACGTCGCCAACGACCGGACCGTCGACGTGACGCAGACCGGCGAGGTCTGGGTCAAGCAGGGCGACCCGGCGACCTACCAGACCCGGGAGGAGGCTGCGGGCGAACCCGCCCCGCCAGTCGAGGAGGGCACCGCGGTCATCCACTACCACCGGCCCGACGGCGACTACGACGGCTGGGGCCTGCACCTGTGGGACGGCGCGGCCACCCCCACCGACTGGGCGAAGCCGATGCCGCCGACCCGGGTCGACTCCTTCGGCGCCGAGTTCCGGGTGCCGCTGGCCGAGGGCGCGACCGGGCTCAGCTACATCATCCATCGCGGCGACGAGAAGGACCTGCCGCAGGACCAGCGGCTCGACTTCACCGAGGCCGGCCGGGAGGTCTGGTTGCTCGCTGCCACACCGGGTCGGCTGTTGCCGGCGACGGCCACCGGCACTGGCCGGGACACCGACATCACCAAGCAGCGGGCGCACTGGATCGACAGGTCCACCGTCGCCTGGCGCGCCGGCCCCACCGACGGTCGGGCATACGCCCTGGTGACCGCACCCGCTGGCGGGGTACGCGTGGTGGACGGCGAACTGGTCGGGACGTACACCTCGCTGCCGTTGACCGCGCGGCGCAACGGCCTCACCGAGGCCCAGCGCGCGGCCTTCCCGCACCTGTGGGACCACCGCGCCTTCACTCTCGACCGGCGGGATCTGGCCAAGGTTCCAGCGGCGCTGCGTGGGCAGCTGCTGGTGACCGAGCGGGCCGCCGACGGCACGCTGCTCGGTGCCACCGGCGTGCAGATCCCGGGCGTGCTCGACGACGTCTACGCGCGGGCCACCTCCGCCCGGCTCGGCCCCACGTTCACCGGCGGCGTGCCGACCCTGTCGGTGTGGGCACCCACCGCCCGGACGGTGTCGCTGGAGCTGTTCGACTCACCGACGGCCACCGCACGGCCGGTGGCGATGCGCCGCGACGACCGCACCGGCGTGTGGTCGGTACGCGGGCAGCGGTCCTGGAGCGGCAAGTACTACCGCTACCGGGTACAGGCGTGGCAGCCGGCCACCCAGCAGCTGGTCACCGCCTCGGTCACCGACCCGTACTCGGTGGCGCTGGCGGCGGACTCCACGCACGGCCAGATCGTGGACCTGACCGACCCGAAGCTCGCTCCGGCGGGTTGGGCACGGCTGCGCAAGCCGGCCGCGGTGCCGCCGGCCAAGGTGCAGATCTCCGAGTTGTCGGTGCGGGACTTCTCCATCGCCGACGAGACCGTGCCGGCGCAGCGGCGGGGCACCTTCCTCGCCTTCACCGATCAGGCCACCGCCGGGATGCGGCACCTGAAGGCGGTAAGCGACGCCGGGGTGACCCACCTGCACCTGCTGCCGGCGTTCGACTTCGCCACCATCCCCGAGCGCCGGGCCGACCAGCGGCAGCCGGACTGCGACCTGGCGGCCCTGCCACCGGACTCGGAGCGGCAGCAGGAGTGCGTTGCCGCGGTGAAGGAGACCGACGGCTACAACTGGGGATACGACCCGCTGCACTACACCGTCCCCGAGGGCGGGTACGCGGTCGACCCGGAGGGCGCCGGACGCACCACCGAGTTCCGGCAGATGGTGGCCGGGGTCAACGACGCCGGCCTGCGGGTGGTCATGGACGTGGTCTACAACCACACCTCGGCCGCCGGCACCGACCCGAAGTCGGTGCTGGACCAGATCGTGCCCGGCTACTACCACCGGCTGCTCGACGACGGCACGGTGGCGACCTCCACCTGCTGTGCGAACACCGCGCCCGAGCACGCCATGATGGGCAAGCTGGTGGTCGACTCGCTTGTCACCTGGGCCAGGGCGTACAAGGTCGACGGGTTCCGCTTCGACCTGATGGGTCACCACCCGAAGGCGAACATCCTGGCCGTCCGCGCCGCACTCGACAAGCTGACGGTGGCCCGCGACGGGGTGGACGGGAAGAACATCCTGCTCTACGGCGAGGGCTGGAATTTCGGCGAGGTGGCCGACGACGCCCGCTTCGTGCAGGCCACCCAGGCCAACATGGCCGGTACCGGGATCGGCACCTTCAACGACCGGCTGCGCGACGCGGTACGCGGCGGCGGCCCGTTCGACGAGAACCCACGCCGGCAGGGCTTCGCCTCCGGCCTGTTCACCGACCCCAACGGCGATCCGGTGAACGGCTCGGCTGACGAACAGCGGGCCCGGCTGCTGCTCCAGCATGACCTGGTCAAGGTGGGGCTGACCGGCAACCTGCGCGGCTACCGGTTCGTCGACTCGGCGGGCCGGCAGGTCACCGGGGCCGAGGTGGACTACAACGGCTCGCCGGCCGGTTACACCGCAGCGCCTGGGGAGGCGGTGACCTACGTCGACGCGCACGACAACGAGATCCTGTACGACGCGCTGGCCTACAAGCTGCCGCAGGCCACCCCGGCGACGGATCGGGCCCGGATGCAGGTGCTGGCCCTGAGCACCGTGGTGATGGGGCAGGGTGCCGGCTTCGTCACCACCGGCACCGAGCGGCTGCGGTCCAAGTCGCTGGACCGCAACTCGTACAACTCGGGGGACTGGTTCAACCAGATCCGGTGGGACTGCGCCCAGGGCAACGGCTTCGGCAGCGGGTTGCCGCCGGCCGAGGACAACCGGGACAAATGGCCGTACGCGAGGCCGTTGCTGGCCGATCCGTCGCTGGTGCCGGACTGCGCGGCGGTCGAGTTGACCGACGCCCGCTACGCCGAGCTGCTGCGGATCCGGGCCTCGTCGCCGGTCTTCGGGCTGCCCACCGCGAAGGAGGTGCAGCGCCGGGTCGCCTTCCCGCTGTCCGGTGCGGACGAGACCCCGGGCGTGCTCACCATGACCCTCGACGCCCGTGGGCTCGGCGGGCCGTGGAAGTCGGTGACGGTGGTCTTCAACGCCACCCCGGAGGCTGCCACGCAGCGGGTGACCGGGCTGCGCGGGGCGGACGTGACGCTGCACCCGGTGCTGCGCTCCTCGGCCGACCCGGTGCTGCGTACCGCGGCCTTCGACCGGTCCAGTGGCACGTTCACCGTGCCGGGACGCAGCGCGGCGGTGTTCGTCCAGCGGTAG
- a CDS encoding cellulose binding domain-containing protein — protein sequence MSGTRRAPRRFPPHGSTAVASSPWILVSIGLVIMVVLLVIAVGAYRGPGPDFQPEPPGQPPVAAAPIPERASSTGREVSAPPSVAVPGLSPRRTDPPSPTPSAARTTMSPPAASPSVAPSRTPAPPPAPIDARYRVLHMFHGGFIAEVSIRNTSGRGVDWVARVDYPGGRVVTAWLEGVPQGTFSGADGTLTYRSGPELAGGSSVYLRFHIESADARPASCRVSGRTCRSR from the coding sequence ATGTCCGGTACGCGTCGCGCTCCCCGTCGGTTTCCGCCGCACGGCTCCACCGCCGTGGCTTCCTCGCCGTGGATCCTGGTGTCGATCGGCCTCGTCATCATGGTGGTGCTGCTCGTCATCGCGGTAGGCGCGTACCGGGGGCCCGGACCGGACTTCCAGCCGGAGCCGCCGGGACAGCCACCGGTCGCCGCCGCGCCGATACCCGAGCGCGCCTCGTCGACAGGTCGGGAGGTGTCGGCGCCGCCGTCGGTGGCGGTGCCGGGGCTGTCCCCACGCCGGACCGACCCACCGAGCCCGACCCCCAGCGCGGCGCGTACGACGATGTCGCCGCCGGCCGCGTCGCCATCGGTCGCACCGTCCCGTACGCCGGCACCGCCGCCCGCGCCGATCGACGCGCGGTACCGGGTCTTGCACATGTTCCACGGCGGCTTCATCGCGGAGGTGTCGATCCGTAACACCTCGGGTCGTGGCGTGGACTGGGTGGCGCGGGTGGACTACCCGGGCGGGCGGGTGGTGACCGCCTGGCTGGAGGGTGTTCCACAGGGGACGTTCAGCGGTGCGGACGGGACGTTGACCTATCGCAGCGGGCCGGAACTGGCCGGCGGATCATCGGTGTACCTGCGTTTCCACATCGAATCGGCCGATGCCCGGCCCGCGAGTTGCCGCGTCTCCGGACGCACCTGCCGCAGCCGTTAG